One Glycine max cultivar Williams 82 chromosome 4, Glycine_max_v4.0, whole genome shotgun sequence DNA segment encodes these proteins:
- the LOC102661483 gene encoding zinc finger protein 3, protein MASSHVLEGCPSEASSISATSEGISHKPSAEEENNHDEVAKMKEKGVKSEQYQASNSNSRMVLDFVKLSQDESIRGSKVELDFFNPMNLGGSPSSRVKNTEGRDENNNEEKSSEAKTFSCNFCKKEFSSSQALGGHQNAHKQERALAKRRQGIDVGAFRNPHFLYYPYHPAHSFYGTYNRALGVRMESMIHKPSYPSSSLGFRFGQGWSRSQEMLNPSLDRLRIEGLHANSGIRILGSDTSLRTKDDCGTIGHNIPFLGESSTNVATKSNPAPLSTVGGDHLKQEACSSPDSSDEIDLSLKL, encoded by the coding sequence ATGGCATCATCACACGTTTTGGAAGGTTGTCCCTCCGAAGCCTCTAGCATCTCTGCCACCTCGGAAGGCATTTCTCATAAACCAAGTGCTGAAGAAGAGAATAATCATGATGAGGTGGCAAAAATGAAGGAGAAGGGTGTCAAATCTGAACAATATCAAGCTTCCAATTCCAATTCCCGCATGGTGTTGGATTTTGTTAAGCTCTCCCAAGATGAATCAATTCGAGGGTCGAAAGTGGAATTGGATTTTTTCAATCCAATGAACTTGGGGGGTTCACCTTCTTCTAGGGTTAAAAACACCGAAGGAAGAGATGAGAACAACAATGAAGAGAAATCATCAGAGGCTAAGACTTTTTCTTGCAATTTTTGCAAGAAAGAGTTTTCTTCATCACAAGCCTTGGGAGGGCACCAAAATGCTCACAAGCAAGAGCGTGCTCTCGCAAAGCGGCGCCAAGGGATTGATGTTGGTGCTTTTAGAAACCCTCATTTTCTTTATTACCCTTATCACCCCGCACACTCCTTTTATGGAACATATAATAGGGCACTTGGGGTTAGAATGGAGTCTATGATTCACAAGCCTTCATATCCTTCATCATCACTAGGTTTTAGGTTTGGTCAAGGGTGGTCAAGATCACAAGAGATGCTAAACCCTTCTCTTGATAGATTGAGGATTGAGGGTTTGCATGCAAATAGTGGAATTAGGATCCTAGGGAGTGACACTAGTTTGAGGACAAAAGATGATTGTGGTACTATTGGACACAACATTCCATTCCTTGGAGAATCTTCTACAAATGTTGCTACCAAATCAAACCCAGCCCCATTGAGTACCGTGGGTGGTGATCATCTCAAGCAAGAAGCATGCTCTAGTCCTGATTCTTCTGATGAGATTGATTTATCACTTAAGCTTTAG